One Nicotiana sylvestris chromosome 12, ASM39365v2, whole genome shotgun sequence genomic window carries:
- the LOC104217022 gene encoding ankyrin repeat-containing protein ITN1-like, which yields MASINQQGEIMDLEMGLSSAPKPISNINYTGEPSPSPSPRAPALVVSHSSKSLIPSNSGKALVVSNSGKALLLSNSGKRIDPTGKKKYVKQVTGRHNDTELHLAAQRGDVGAVREILEEIDAQMLKTMSGAEFDAEVAAIREAMVNEVNELGETALFTAAERGYIDVVKELLPYSTKEGITTKNRSGFDPLHIAASQGHQAIVKLLLEHEPELSKTVGQSNATPLVSAATKGHTSVVHELLSKDSSLLEISRSNGKNALHLSARQGHVDIVKALLEKDPQLARRTDKKGQTALHMAVKGVSSEVVKLLLQADPAIVMLPDKFGNTALHIATRKKRSEIVHELLLLDDTNVNALTRDHKTALDIAEGLPMSEESTELKECLTRYGALRANELNQPRDELRKTVTEIKKNVHSQLEQARKTNKNMTGIAKELQKLHREGINNATNSVTIVASLFATVAFAAIFTVPGGDLDSGYAVASNTPSFKIFYITNALALFTSLAVVVVQITVVRGETKSDIRVIGVINKLMWLAAVFTTLAFVSASYVVIGRRNIWAAILVTVFAGIIMAGVLGAMTYFVVKSKRTRKNRKRDKFARTRTNSWHHSELSDSEINPMFAL from the exons ATGGCTTCCATCAACCAACAAG GTGAGATAATGGATCTGGAAATGGGGCTATCTTCGGCCCCAAAGCCAATTTCTAACATAAATTATACCGGCGAGCCATCACCGTCGCCGTCGCCACGTGCACCGGCACTCGTGGTGTCACATTCAAGCAAATctctgataccatcaaattcaggGAAGGCTTTGGTTGTGTCAAATTCAGGGAAAGCATTACTTTTATCAAATTCAGGGAAAAGGATAGATCCTACAGGGAAAAAAAAGTATGTGAAGCAGGTGACGGGGCGACACAACGACACGGAGCTACACCTCGCGGCTCAGCGCGGGGACGTGGGTGCAGTGAGGGAGATATTGGAGGAAATCGATGCACAAATGTTGAAAACAATGAGCGGAGCTGAGTTTGATGCAGAGGTGGCGGCGATAAGGGAGGCAATGGTGAATGAGGTGAATGAATTAGGGGAAACGGCATTGTTCACCGCTGCTGAGCGGGGATATATTGATGTGGTTAAGGAATTGCTTCCTTATAGTACAAAGGAAGGGATCACGACCAAGAATCGCTCTGGTTTTGATCCCTTGCATATTGCTGCTAGCCAAGGTCACCAAG CTATTGTTAAGTTACTATTGGAGCATGAGCCAGAGTTGAGCAAGACAGTTGGCCAATCGAATGCAACTCCTCTTGTATCTGCAGCCACAAAAGGACATACGTCAGTTGTCCATGAATTGCTTTCCAAGGATTCTAGCTTGCTAGAAATATCAAGATCCAATGGTAAAAATGCGTTACATTTGTCTGCCCGCCAAGGCCATGTGGACATTGTTAAAGCGTTGCTGGAAAAGGATCCGCAACTGGCAAGAAGAACCGATAAGAAAGGACAGACTGCTTTACACATGGCTGTAAAAGGTGTTAGCAGTGAAGTAGTGAAGTTGCTTCTGCAAGCAGATCCAGCCATTGTAATGCTGCCTGATAAGTTTGGCAATACTGCATTGCATATTGCCACACGGAAAAAGCGTTCAGAG ATAGTGCACGAGCTTTTGCTGCTCGACGACACAAATGTGAATGCACTGACAAGAGATCATAAAACAGCTCTGGACATAGCTGAAGGGCTTCCTATGTCTGAAGAATCGACAGAACTAAAAGAGTGTTTGACTCGTTATGGTGCTTTGAGAGCCAACGAATTGAATCAGCCTCGCGATGAGCTTAGAAAGACAGTGACAGAAATTAAGAAAAATGTACACTCCCAGCTTGAACAAGCGCGAAAGACTAACAAAAACATGACTGGTATTGCAAAGGAACTTCAGAAGCTGCACAGAGAAGGAATTAACAATGCTACCAATTCTGTAACTATTGTAGCCTCTCTTTTTGCAACAGTAGCTTTTGCTGCTATATTCACAGTTCCTGGTGGTGATCTTGATTCTGGATATGCTGTGGCGTCTAACACCCCATCATTTAAGATCTTCTATATCACGAATGCTCTTGCACTCTTCACGTCGTTGGCTGTTGTGGTTGTACAAATCACAGTAGTCAGGGGTGAGACAAAATCTGATATAAGGGTTATTGGAGTTATTAACAAGTTAATGTGGTTGGCCGCAGTTTTCACTACTCTGGCTTTTGTATCTGCCTCTTATGTAGTTATTGGAAGGCGTAATATATGGGCTGCAATTCTTGTTACAGTTTTTGCAGGAATTATAATGGCAGGGGTTTTAGGCGCCATGACTTATTTTGTTGTGAAGTCTAAAAGGACTCGCAAAAACAGGAAGAGGGATAAGTTTGCAAGGACTAGAACCAACTCATGGCATCACTCCGAATTATCCGATTCAGAAATTAATCCAATGTTTGCACTCTGA
- the LOC138883743 gene encoding uncharacterized protein: MGDERVNSSNQSDGFTIFTLDPSHPLHIHPSDSPGTQLVSPPFDGIGFVAWRKSMLVSLSAKNKLALIDGRQSKPPDNSPYYSYWERCNDMVVAWITNSLSKDIATSVLGYDTSKEIWLDLNERFGPTCSCGALPKFHDKMKLFWFLAGLNESYNTVKSNILMISPLPSVSKAYSMLQHDERQRETSPAPSFSSDSVSFLHHPLL, encoded by the exons ATGGGTGATGAGCGTGTGAATTCATCTAATCAATCTGATGGCTTTACTATATTCACTTTAGATCCCTCACATCCTCTCCATATTCATCCCTCAGACAGTCCTGGCACTCAGTTAGTATCTCCGCCATTTGATGGTATTGGATTTGTTGCCTGGCGTAAAAGCATGTTAGTTTCCCTCTCTGCCAAAaataaattggctctaattgaTGGTCGTCAGTCTAAACCTCCTGATAACTCACCTTATTACTCCTACTGGGAAAGGTGTAACGATATGGTGGTCGCTTGGATCACCAATTCTCTTTCTAAAGATATTGCAACTAGTGTCCTAGGTTATGACACTTCGAAAGAGATTTGGTTGGACTTAAATGAAAGATTTG GTCCTACATGTTCATGTGGTGCTTTACCCAAGTTCCATGATAAAATGAAATTGTTCTGGTTCCTGGCTGGACTAAATGAGTCATATAATACTGTCAAAAGCAATATTCTCATGATATCACCACTCCCATCAGTTAGTAAGGCCTATTCCATGTTACAACACGATGAGAGACAAAGGGAAACATCCCCAGCTCCAAGTTTCTCCAGTGATTCTGTCTCTTTTCTGCATCATCCACTCCTTTAA
- the LOC104217023 gene encoding premnaspirodiene oxygenase-like, with the protein MEFQFPFNLTFLFLFLSFLFLVLSKWKKSKNLSKKLPPGPWKLPILGSVHHLALEGGHPHHALANLAKKYGPDLMHLQLGEISTVVVSSLDMAREVLKTHDLAFASRPKLLALEIIFYKSTDIAFSAYGDYWRQMRKVAVLELLSAKNVRSFTSIRRDEASRLIQIIRSSPTDEPINVTERILWYESSMTCKAAFGELLKDQKKFILIVRELTELSGGFSVADIFPSIKILHLLSGMKGRILNTHKRVDAIVEDVINEHIKNLANGKAGNGALGGEDLVDVLLRLKESGELQIPITNDNIKAVMIDLFSAGTETSSTTTIWAMTEMMRNPKVYAKAQAEVREVFKGKETIDEDNIEELKYLKQVVKETLRLHPPLPLLLPRECREETNINGYTIPLKTRVMVNAWAIGRDPKYWEDAEQFKPERFEHGSVDFMGNNFEYLPFGSGRRMCPGISFGLINVHLPLAKLLYHCDWKLPDGVKPEDLDMTEFTAITAARKSELYLIATPYHPSQE; encoded by the exons ATGGAGTTTCAGTTTCCATTCAACTTAACTTTCTTATTCCTTTTCCTATCATTCCTCTTTCTAGTACTAAGTAAAtggaaaaaatcaaaaaacttAAGCAAGAAACTGCCTCCAGGTCCATGGAAATTGCCTATTTTAGGAAGTGTCCATCACTTGGCATTGGAAGGTGGACATCCCCACCATGCACTTGCAAACTTGGCCAAAAAATATGGACCTGatctcatgcaccttcaactaGGTGAAATTTCTACGGTCGTGGTTTCTTCTCTCGACATGGCGCGAGAGGTACTAAAAACTCATGACCTCGCTTTTGCATCGAGGCCTAAACTATTGGCCCTCGAGATAATATTTTACAAGAGCACAGACATTGCATTTAGTGCTTACGGTGATTACTGGAGACAAATGCGCAAAGTCGCTGTCTTGGAACTGCTCTCTGCCAAGAACGTTCGGTCCTTTACTTCTATTAGGCGTGACGAGGCTTCTCGTCTCATACAAATTATCCGGTCATCGCCAACGGACGAGCCAATAAATGTTACTGAAAGGATCTTATGGTACGAGAGCTCCATGACCTGCAAAGCAGCATTTGGAGAATTGTTAAAAGACCAAAAAAAGTTCATTCTAATAGTAAGGGAATTGACAGAATTATCAGGTGGCTTTAGTGTGGCCGACATTTTCCCTTCAATCAAGATCCTTCATTTGCTAAGTGGAATGAAGGGTAGAATTTTGAATACTCACAAAAGAGTAGATGCTATTGTTGAGGATGTTATCAATGAGCATATAAAGAATCTTGCAAATGGTAAAGCAGGCAATGGTGCATTAGGAGGTGAAGATCTAGTTGATGTTCTACTAAGACTAAAGGAAAGTGGGGAACTTCAAATCCCAATCACCAATGACAACATCAAAGCAGTTATGATT GACCTGTTCTCTGCCGGAACAGAAacttcatcaacaacaacaatatggGCCATGACAGAAATGATGAGGAACCCAAAAGTGTATGCAAAGGCACAAGCTGAGGTAAGAGAAGTATTCAAAGGAAAAGAAACCATCGACGAGGATAACATTGAGGAGTTGAAATACCTAAAACAAGTTGTTAAAGAAACCTTGAGACTTCACCCTCCGCTCCCTCTCTTGCTTCCAAGAGAGTGTAGGGAGGAAACAAACATCAATGGATACACTATCCCATTAAAAACAAGAGTCATGGTTAATGCTTGGGCAATTGGGAGGGATCCAAAGTATTGGGAAGACGCGGAACAGTTTAAGCCAGAGAGATTTGAGCATGGCTCTGTGGATTTCATGGGAAATAACTTTGAGTATCTCCCTTTTGGTTCCGGAAGGAGAATGTGTCCTGGAATTTCATTTGGTTTAATAAATGTCCACCTTCCACTAGCTAAATTGCTCTATCATTGTGACTGGAAACTCCCTGATGGTGTCAAACCTGAAGATTTGGACATGACTGAGTTTACTGCTATAACTGCAGCAAGAAAGAGTGAGTTATACTTGATtgctactccttatcatccttcTCAAGAATGA